One segment of Deltaproteobacteria bacterium DNA contains the following:
- the dprA gene encoding DNA-protecting protein DprA, producing the protein MEQEQRRYWLALRTISGLGIHGLRTLLAAFGTPQRVFSASLDTLCSIPGIGKIIARRIVAFNDWAALEEELAYYDREKISLLSWQDAFYPSLLPHIYDPPALLFTKGVLQEDEKCIAVVGSRLATVYGTFITEKLCRELAVQGITVVSGMARGIDSAAHRGALAGLGRTIAVLGNGPDIIYPPENSTLCRRILERGALLTEYPAKTPPHQSHFPARNRIISGMSLGVLVVEAGERSGSLITAKFALEQNREVFAIPGAIDAPGSKGPHKLLKEGAILVETIDDILDVIAPHLDRISRYPSVSQEMPEKTGKILPTEAPRPELTGDEKALWSQLRGSPKEVDELIGSTGLACQTVQRLLTMLEVKGYIQKMPGSKYKLRE; encoded by the coding sequence ATGGAACAGGAACAGCGCCGGTATTGGCTGGCTTTGCGTACGATCAGCGGTCTGGGCATCCATGGTCTCAGAACACTGCTTGCCGCTTTCGGTACGCCGCAACGCGTATTCTCAGCCTCCCTCGATACACTGTGTTCCATACCCGGCATAGGCAAAATAATTGCCCGCAGGATTGTCGCTTTCAACGATTGGGCCGCACTGGAAGAAGAACTGGCGTATTACGATAGAGAAAAAATTTCCCTGCTAAGTTGGCAGGATGCGTTTTACCCGTCGCTTTTACCACATATATACGATCCGCCTGCCCTGCTTTTCACCAAGGGCGTGCTGCAGGAAGATGAAAAATGCATTGCCGTGGTGGGATCCCGTTTGGCCACAGTCTATGGGACATTTATCACGGAAAAACTCTGCCGTGAATTAGCGGTGCAAGGCATCACGGTTGTCAGCGGCATGGCACGGGGAATCGATTCGGCCGCCCATCGTGGAGCCCTGGCCGGCCTGGGCCGCACCATAGCTGTCCTTGGAAACGGGCCGGACATTATTTACCCGCCGGAAAATTCGACGCTCTGCCGGAGAATACTGGAACGGGGGGCGCTGCTGACGGAATATCCGGCAAAAACACCGCCGCACCAAAGTCATTTTCCCGCTCGCAACCGGATCATCAGCGGCATGTCCCTGGGCGTTCTCGTGGTGGAGGCGGGGGAAAGAAGCGGTTCCCTGATTACGGCAAAATTTGCCCTGGAACAGAACAGGGAGGTTTTCGCCATTCCCGGCGCCATTGACGCACCAGGGTCCAAAGGCCCGCATAAGCTCTTGAAAGAAGGGGCGATTCTCGTCGAAACGATCGATGATATTCTCGATGTCATCGCACCGCATCTGGACAGGATAAGCCGCTATCCATCGGTTTCACAGGAGATGCCGGAAAAAACCGGAAAGATCCTGCCGACGGAGGCTCCTCGCCCTGAACTGACCGGTGACGAAAAGGCCCTTTGGTCGCAGTTGCGCGGTTCCCCCAAAGAGGTGGATGAACTGATCGGCTCAACCGGATTGGCTTGCCAAACTGTGCAGCGCCTATTGACCATGTTGGAAGTGAAGGGCTATATACAAAAGATGCCCGGATCGAAATATAAACTGAGGGAGTAA
- a CDS encoding universal stress protein, producing the protein MTIKQIQIPVGGQRGDDPVHRYALYFGSRLKIPIQGIGIDSTLTAGQPSSMTGHANDSLFEELGRAWPDQNNPSCQSRSCHASWASAFEDPDRLTILPFGKHSRPSNLTIDQLFSLQRQTVLCCPDHYIDIESIALSYDGGHQAKKSLELAVWLSEKGTWPLSVLLTVDNQEKGTEWLDEVERLLDTVAIDSTTIVLYGPHEAALHRFMRDGSVEMLILGVSGQSHCHAGSTEYTGAHTLSTVDYPLLLVL; encoded by the coding sequence ATGACGATCAAGCAGATCCAGATTCCCGTGGGGGGACAGAGAGGAGACGACCCGGTCCACCGCTATGCCCTGTATTTTGGAAGCAGGCTGAAAATCCCGATTCAAGGCATCGGCATCGATTCAACCCTTACAGCCGGGCAACCCTCCTCGATGACTGGCCATGCAAATGATTCTCTTTTTGAAGAACTCGGCAGAGCCTGGCCGGATCAAAACAATCCATCCTGCCAAAGCAGGTCCTGCCATGCGTCATGGGCCTCAGCCTTTGAGGATCCGGACCGTTTGACCATATTGCCTTTCGGCAAACACTCTCGCCCCTCCAACTTGACGATCGATCAGTTGTTTTCCCTGCAACGACAGACTGTTTTGTGCTGTCCGGATCACTATATCGATATTGAAAGCATCGCCTTGTCTTATGACGGCGGCCATCAGGCGAAAAAAAGCCTCGAACTTGCCGTCTGGCTCTCTGAAAAAGGGACGTGGCCCCTTTCCGTTTTGCTGACCGTCGATAATCAGGAAAAAGGAACCGAATGGCTGGATGAAGTAGAGAGGTTATTGGATACGGTGGCTATCGACAGCACCACAATTGTTTTGTACGGCCCGCATGAAGCGGCTCTCCACCGCTTCATGCGGGATGGTTCCGTAGAAATGCTCATTCTGGGTGTTTCCGGGCAATCACATTGTCATGCGGGATCGACTGAATACACAGGGGCTCACACGCTTTCCACAGTAGATTACCCGCTGTTGCTTGTCCTTTGA
- a CDS encoding toxin-antitoxin system YwqK family antitoxin produces the protein MIKKVHLKEEIYHDDRGRIREKMHTLNGKMEGDYYSYYGNGRVLVKMSFKNGLKNGEAMSYYRDGEIREKGTLHRDILDGEYRCFYENGQVREIEYYRDGKLEGPYLLYYRNGQIKESESFKAGKFHGDYVSYYRNGQIKEKGSFLNDKRTGLYEAFFQDGKIKDRATYQNGKLVGKFLAFNANGKVLSKNEMNGDLSEIEDLEDITEKKQCIDELLSKLARFDKEN, from the coding sequence GTGATTAAAAAAGTCCATCTCAAAGAAGAGATTTACCACGACGACCGGGGACGGATCAGGGAGAAGATGCACACATTGAACGGGAAAATGGAAGGTGATTATTATTCCTACTACGGAAACGGCCGGGTTCTCGTGAAGATGTCTTTTAAAAACGGCCTTAAGAACGGCGAGGCAATGTCGTATTACCGGGACGGCGAAATACGAGAAAAGGGAACTTTACACAGGGACATACTTGACGGCGAATACAGGTGCTTCTACGAAAACGGTCAGGTTCGGGAAATCGAGTACTACAGGGACGGAAAACTGGAGGGGCCGTATTTGCTCTATTATCGCAACGGACAGATAAAGGAAAGCGAATCCTTCAAGGCGGGGAAATTCCATGGTGATTACGTGTCGTATTATCGTAACGGTCAAATCAAAGAGAAAGGCTCTTTCCTGAATGACAAAAGAACCGGCTTATACGAAGCATTTTTTCAGGACGGCAAGATCAAGGATCGGGCTACTTACCAAAACGGAAAGCTGGTTGGGAAATTTCTCGCTTTCAATGCGAACGGCAAGGTTTTGTCCAAAAATGAAATGAACGGCGATTTGTCTGAAATAGAGGACCTGGAGGACATTACCGAGAAGAAGCAGTGCATTGACGAACTCTTGAGTAAGCTCGCCAGGTTCGATAAAGAAAACTGA